In Streptomyces sp. NBC_00448, the following are encoded in one genomic region:
- a CDS encoding class I adenylate-forming enzyme family protein: MSNPAESVFPQPLIDAFARDPDTAAFEFRARPVSRGRVLDLVRDCAAGLAAAGLGPGRAVALTTDVTPAGFAAQIAAHLLGCRVVGLRPGLTPAQLRHVLAQDVDTVLTDDTTRTDALTDAAKAAGSAVLDVERDLLGGSGGDRGIGPRNAETGDGPRSAATGDTAPRAGLTARGRPDDIALIALTSGSTGNPKGCAQTYRALGDHWSWQPTRWSATTRQLADGYRRFLVFGTLTSAVMLEHLALCLLSGGTAIIPEPPVSFPHTWQRHRVTACLCTVPRLYQVLDTLRTEDVDTSSMRALLVAGSPLPPHRLAEAADRLGPVVYQGYGQTETGMLALLTPADQDRYGDRVRDSVGRPMPGVGISVRDPAGQPVPTGAAGEVWVQAGGAMSGYWNDQEQTREVVHDGWIRTRDLGTLGDDGFLRLAGRARDVVFVNAILHYTAAIESALTTHPDVDQSYVVAAPDESTGEAAHAFVVPASTDRVPDPAELRATVRAVLGDGAVPATLTVLAAVPVAPSGKPDKKALLAMVAARPVDGGPERGATE; the protein is encoded by the coding sequence ATGAGCAATCCGGCCGAATCGGTGTTTCCGCAACCCCTGATCGACGCGTTCGCCCGCGACCCGGACACCGCCGCCTTCGAGTTCCGGGCCCGGCCGGTCAGCCGCGGCCGGGTCCTCGACCTGGTCCGCGACTGCGCCGCCGGGCTCGCCGCCGCCGGCCTCGGACCCGGCCGCGCGGTCGCCCTCACCACCGATGTGACCCCCGCCGGATTCGCCGCCCAGATCGCCGCCCACCTGCTCGGCTGCCGCGTCGTCGGACTGCGGCCCGGCCTGACGCCCGCTCAACTCCGCCACGTGCTGGCCCAGGACGTCGACACCGTCCTCACCGACGACACCACCCGCACCGACGCGCTCACCGACGCGGCCAAGGCGGCGGGCAGCGCCGTGCTGGACGTCGAACGCGACCTGCTCGGCGGCAGCGGCGGCGACCGCGGCATCGGCCCCCGCAACGCTGAGACCGGCGACGGCCCCCGCAGCGCCGCGACCGGCGACACGGCGCCCCGCGCCGGACTGACCGCGCGCGGCCGCCCCGACGACATCGCCCTGATCGCCCTCACCAGCGGCAGCACCGGCAACCCCAAGGGCTGCGCCCAGACCTACCGCGCGCTCGGCGACCACTGGTCCTGGCAGCCGACGCGCTGGAGCGCCACCACCCGCCAACTCGCCGACGGCTACCGCAGGTTCCTCGTCTTCGGCACTCTCACCAGCGCGGTGATGCTCGAACACCTCGCGCTGTGCCTGCTCAGCGGCGGCACCGCGATCATCCCCGAACCCCCGGTCTCCTTCCCGCACACCTGGCAGCGCCACCGCGTCACCGCGTGCCTGTGCACGGTCCCGCGCCTGTACCAGGTGCTCGACACGCTGCGCACCGAGGACGTCGACACCAGCAGCATGCGCGCCCTGCTCGTCGCCGGTTCGCCGCTGCCCCCGCACCGCCTCGCCGAGGCGGCCGACCGGCTGGGCCCGGTCGTCTACCAGGGCTACGGCCAGACCGAGACCGGCATGCTCGCGCTGCTCACCCCCGCCGACCAGGACCGGTACGGCGACCGGGTACGGGACTCCGTCGGCCGCCCGATGCCCGGCGTCGGCATATCCGTCCGCGACCCCGCCGGGCAGCCCGTGCCCACCGGAGCCGCCGGCGAGGTCTGGGTCCAGGCCGGCGGGGCCATGTCCGGCTACTGGAACGACCAGGAGCAGACCCGCGAGGTCGTCCACGACGGCTGGATCAGGACCCGCGACCTCGGCACCCTGGGCGACGACGGCTTCCTGCGGCTGGCCGGCCGCGCCCGCGACGTCGTCTTCGTCAACGCGATCCTCCACTACACCGCCGCCATCGAGTCCGCCCTGACCACCCACCCGGACGTCGACCAGTCCTACGTCGTCGCCGCCCCCGACGAGTCGACCGGCGAGGCGGCCCACGCCTTCGTCGTGCCGGCCTCAACCGACCGGGTCCCCGACCCCGCGGAACTGCGCGCCACCGTACGGGCCGTACTCGGCGACGGCGCCGTCCCCGCCACGCTCACCGTGCTCGCCGCCGTCCCGGTCGCGCCCAGCGGCAAGCCGGACAAGAAGGCGCTGCTGGCCATGGTGGCGGCCCGGCCGGTGGACGGTGGGCCAGAGCGCGGCGCGACGGAGTAG
- a CDS encoding cation:proton antiporter, which translates to MSSTELGTAFLLAVVVILLLCRLVALLLRPLGQPPVVAEMIAGVLLGPSVLGLVLPSVEHHLFPAALHPMLYVAGQLGLVFFMFQSGYDFRLERIKPVARSAALISAAGSATPLLLGAGLTWAVHGSVDTSPPGVPLHVTALFVGVTLAITAFPMLARIITENGLAGTAFGTISLAAGAMDDVAAWIMLAGVVSLARGSAHTVVLAAAGAAGLVVLLTALIRLREPALRVTERLSDEQLLLATVLLLCAAAWYTDRIGLYAVFGAFSLGAAFPRSPRIGRTIEATAPLSRILLLPLFFTYSGLNTDAGLLSDPKLLLFAVGCTVAAVVGKFGACWAAARLGGQPPAVALRIGTLMNARGLMQLIAINVGLSEGIVSPSMFTVLVVVAVVTTVMATPLLRLWDRLDGGVPAEPDVTGAAGASTPLPAPRSPLAASTVPEGRGGSRSSSP; encoded by the coding sequence ATGTCCTCCACCGAACTGGGCACCGCTTTCCTGCTGGCCGTCGTCGTCATCCTGCTGCTGTGCCGGCTGGTCGCGCTGCTGCTGCGACCACTCGGGCAGCCGCCCGTCGTCGCCGAGATGATCGCCGGGGTGCTGCTCGGCCCGTCGGTGCTCGGGCTGGTGCTGCCGTCCGTCGAGCACCACCTGTTCCCGGCCGCCTTGCACCCTATGCTCTACGTCGCCGGCCAACTCGGCCTGGTGTTCTTCATGTTCCAGTCGGGGTACGACTTCCGGCTGGAGCGGATCAAGCCGGTGGCGAGGTCGGCGGCGCTGATCTCGGCGGCCGGCAGCGCCACGCCGCTGCTGCTGGGCGCCGGGCTGACCTGGGCCGTGCACGGCTCGGTGGACACCTCGCCGCCCGGGGTGCCGCTGCACGTGACGGCGCTGTTCGTCGGCGTCACGCTGGCGATCACCGCGTTCCCGATGCTGGCCCGGATCATCACCGAGAACGGGCTGGCCGGCACCGCGTTCGGCACCATCTCGCTGGCGGCCGGCGCGATGGACGACGTCGCCGCGTGGATCATGCTCGCGGGCGTGGTCAGCCTGGCGCGCGGCAGCGCGCACACGGTGGTGCTCGCCGCCGCCGGCGCGGCCGGGCTGGTCGTGCTGCTGACCGCGCTGATCCGGCTGCGCGAGCCGGCGCTGCGGGTCACCGAGCGGCTCAGCGACGAGCAACTGCTGCTCGCCACCGTGCTGTTGCTGTGCGCGGCCGCCTGGTACACCGACCGGATCGGCCTGTACGCGGTGTTCGGCGCGTTCAGCCTGGGCGCCGCGTTCCCGCGCTCGCCGCGCATCGGCCGCACGATCGAGGCGACCGCGCCGCTCAGCCGGATCTTGCTGCTGCCGCTGTTCTTCACCTACTCCGGGCTGAACACCGACGCGGGGCTGCTCAGCGACCCGAAACTGCTCCTGTTCGCGGTGGGGTGCACGGTCGCGGCCGTGGTCGGCAAGTTCGGCGCGTGCTGGGCCGCGGCGCGGCTGGGCGGGCAGCCGCCCGCGGTGGCGCTGCGGATCGGCACCCTGATGAACGCGCGCGGCCTGATGCAGCTCATCGCGATCAACGTCGGCCTGTCCGAGGGGATCGTGTCGCCGTCGATGTTCACGGTGCTGGTGGTGGTCGCGGTGGTCACCACGGTGATGGCGACGCCGTTGCTGCGGCTGTGGGACCGGCTGGACGGCGGGGTGCCGGCCGAGCCGGACGTGACCGGTGCGGCCGGCGCCTCGACGCCCCTGCCCGCGCCGAGGTCGCCCCTCGCCGCGTCCACCGTGCCGGAGGGTCGTGGCGGGTCGCGCAGTTCCTCCCCCTGA
- a CDS encoding ferredoxin, with the protein MRIHVDQDKCCGSGMCVLAAPEVFDQRDADGIVELLDPKPPQTMWPDIRDAAAGCPSWAIEVDES; encoded by the coding sequence ATGCGCATCCACGTCGACCAGGACAAGTGCTGCGGTTCCGGCATGTGCGTGCTGGCCGCGCCCGAGGTGTTCGACCAGCGCGACGCCGACGGCATCGTCGAACTGCTCGACCCCAAGCCCCCGCAGACGATGTGGCCCGACATCCGCGACGCCGCCGCCGGCTGCCCCTCCTGGGCCATCGAGGTCGACGAGAGCTGA
- a CDS encoding cytochrome P450: MTPNAARSLSRGAAVAAVALSSPYWLPKALVALRVKVFAKVNGPEGVIVPNEVVGPERFAELYAHPAASGRSKGAGLSDLFWYWLSPGPEVHQEHLEPGPRYDAVARTTSSILAGTSAELSAAAGRCAARVLDERIPGRAAGRAAGQTSGQASGRAALVRLRDLMMPIWAEFFHELVFREPCPPDVRRLIVDNAEDVVNSLKNTRLRHMDRRARLTRYLLRRLAANEVPHDLPAELATPRDRAHYLQGTFFNTAVVQMSEAMAHLLLVLAQHQDVQRRLVEHPDDDHDLGNVMNETLRMYPLFGIAHRITGADIDLGPGAAYPAGTVLCFDYAAYHSTGYPDPEVFDPGRWDRLSAKDAHHIPFGVAANRPCPAWRLSPLVMRAVTREVLSRFTLHSSVSHTRSIPHRAPCLLVARDRPLPRYRIGAVLAALRVRDRWEDLGRSVLQAVFGTWMVVDARRLRLTETWFAAHDTQGRPLPSAASTDTAPPATAPPPDAPPTDAPPTCPYHRD, from the coding sequence ATGACGCCGAATGCCGCCCGGAGTCTGTCCCGGGGCGCAGCCGTGGCCGCGGTCGCGCTGTCCAGTCCGTACTGGCTGCCGAAGGCCCTGGTCGCCCTGCGGGTCAAGGTGTTCGCGAAGGTCAACGGGCCCGAGGGGGTGATCGTCCCGAACGAGGTGGTCGGCCCGGAGCGGTTCGCCGAGTTGTACGCGCACCCCGCCGCGAGCGGCCGCAGCAAGGGCGCGGGGCTGTCGGACCTGTTCTGGTACTGGCTGTCGCCGGGGCCCGAGGTGCACCAGGAGCACCTGGAGCCGGGGCCGCGCTACGACGCGGTGGCGCGGACCACCAGCTCGATCCTCGCCGGGACCAGCGCCGAGTTGTCCGCCGCCGCGGGCCGGTGCGCGGCACGCGTGCTGGACGAGCGGATACCCGGCCGGGCGGCGGGCCGGGCAGCCGGTCAGACGTCCGGCCAGGCGTCCGGCCGGGCCGCGCTGGTGCGGCTGCGCGACCTGATGATGCCGATCTGGGCGGAGTTCTTCCACGAGTTGGTGTTCCGCGAGCCGTGCCCGCCGGACGTGCGGCGGCTGATCGTGGACAACGCCGAAGACGTGGTCAACTCGCTGAAGAACACCCGGCTGCGGCACATGGACCGGCGGGCCCGGCTGACCCGCTACCTGCTGCGCCGGCTGGCCGCGAACGAGGTGCCGCACGACCTGCCCGCGGAGCTGGCCACCCCGCGCGACCGCGCCCACTACCTCCAGGGCACCTTCTTCAACACCGCCGTGGTGCAGATGTCGGAGGCGATGGCACACCTGCTGCTGGTGCTCGCCCAGCACCAGGACGTCCAGCGCCGGCTTGTCGAACACCCCGACGACGACCACGACTTGGGCAACGTCATGAACGAGACGCTGCGCATGTACCCGCTGTTCGGCATCGCGCACCGGATCACCGGCGCCGACATCGACCTCGGCCCGGGCGCCGCCTACCCGGCCGGCACAGTGCTGTGCTTCGACTACGCCGCCTACCACTCCACCGGTTACCCGGACCCGGAGGTCTTCGACCCGGGCCGCTGGGACCGGCTGTCGGCGAAGGACGCGCACCACATCCCGTTCGGGGTCGCGGCGAACCGGCCGTGCCCGGCGTGGCGGCTGTCGCCGCTGGTGATGCGGGCCGTCACCCGCGAGGTGCTGAGCCGTTTCACCCTGCACTCGTCGGTGTCCCACACCCGCTCCATCCCGCACCGCGCGCCCTGCCTGCTGGTCGCCCGCGACCGGCCGCTGCCCCGCTACCGGATCGGCGCCGTGCTGGCCGCACTGAGGGTCCGGGACCGCTGGGAGGACCTGGGGCGCAGCGTGCTCCAGGCGGTGTTCGGCACCTGGATGGTGGTGGACGCGCGGCGGCTGCGCCTCACGGAGACGTGGTTCGCCGCGCACGACACGCAGGGCCGCCCGCTGCCGTCCGCCGCGTCGACAGACACCGCTCCACCGGCCACCGCGCCGCCGCCCGATGCCCCGCCGACCGATGCCCCGCCGACCTGCCCGTACCACCGCGACTGA
- a CDS encoding RICIN domain-containing protein has protein sequence MTRPTGRIRAAAVIAAVCAALFVPAAGAHATGTAAPADTTNCQPQGSVSLAGGEYTLQNNEWNSSAPQCVTATTGTAWSVSTANFDLSGGAPATYPSIYKGCHWGACTTGSNLPIQVSKLASATSSWSTIQPATGAYDVAYDLWTNSAATTGGQPDDSEIMIWLNSRGGVSPFGSKTATATVGGLNWDVYTGRQTSWNIVSYVLEGGGTSVDGLDVKALIDDSVSRGTTGADSYLIDAEAGFEIWQGGQGLGTNSFSFDATQGTGTGTGGGTTGAIQGYGGKCVDVAGANPADGTAVQLYDCNGTAAQQWTVGADSTLRALGKCLDVKAAGTANGTPVQLYDCNGTGSQVWRAGTGGTLVNPQSGRCLDATGPSSANGTPLQIWDCGGAANQQWTLPS, from the coding sequence ATGACGCGACCAACAGGCCGGATACGGGCCGCCGCGGTGATCGCGGCCGTCTGTGCGGCGCTGTTCGTACCCGCCGCCGGCGCCCACGCGACGGGCACGGCCGCCCCGGCGGACACCACCAACTGCCAGCCGCAGGGCTCGGTGAGCCTGGCCGGCGGCGAGTACACGTTGCAGAACAACGAGTGGAACTCCTCCGCGCCCCAGTGCGTGACCGCCACCACCGGCACCGCCTGGTCGGTGAGCACCGCGAACTTCGACCTCTCCGGCGGCGCGCCGGCCACGTATCCGTCGATCTACAAGGGCTGCCACTGGGGTGCGTGCACCACCGGCAGCAACCTGCCGATCCAGGTGAGCAAGCTGGCGAGCGCGACCTCGTCCTGGTCGACGATCCAGCCCGCGACGGGCGCGTACGACGTGGCGTACGACCTGTGGACCAACTCCGCGGCCACCACCGGCGGCCAGCCGGACGACAGCGAGATCATGATCTGGCTCAACAGCCGTGGCGGGGTCTCCCCGTTCGGCAGCAAGACCGCCACCGCGACCGTCGGCGGCCTGAACTGGGACGTGTACACCGGCCGCCAGACGTCATGGAACATCGTGTCGTACGTGCTCGAGGGCGGCGGAACGTCGGTCGACGGCCTGGACGTCAAGGCGCTGATCGACGACTCGGTGAGCCGGGGCACGACCGGCGCCGACTCCTATCTCATCGACGCGGAGGCCGGGTTCGAGATCTGGCAGGGCGGTCAGGGCCTGGGGACGAACTCGTTCTCGTTCGACGCGACGCAGGGCACCGGCACCGGGACCGGCGGCGGTACGACCGGGGCGATCCAGGGGTACGGCGGCAAGTGTGTGGACGTCGCGGGGGCGAATCCCGCCGACGGCACGGCAGTTCAGCTCTACGACTGCAACGGCACCGCCGCGCAGCAGTGGACGGTGGGCGCCGACTCCACGCTGCGGGCGCTCGGCAAGTGCCTCGACGTCAAGGCGGCGGGCACCGCGAACGGCACTCCGGTGCAGCTCTACGACTGCAACGGCACCGGTTCGCAGGTGTGGCGAGCGGGAACCGGCGGCACCCTGGTCAACCCGCAGTCGGGCCGCTGCCTCGACGCCACCGGCCCGAGTTCCGCCAACGGCACGCCCCTCCAGATCTGGGACTGCGGGGGCGCCGCCAACCAGCAGTGGACGCTGCCGAGTTGA
- a CDS encoding NAD(P)-binding domain-containing protein: MSGEERIDYLVVGAGPAGIQAGYFLERAGRDYLVVEEGAAPGTFFTRFPRHRTLISINKVHTGWDDPELRLRTDWNSLLSDERGPLFTAVTPRYFPSADDMVGYLADFAATHRLRIRYNTRIAHISRPAHLHGDFLAQAADGTTLRAKRLIVATGVTRPHIPPIDGVELAEPYGEVSVDPAEFTGKRVLIIGRGNSAFETADNLVETASVIHMVGPGSLRLAWQTHFVGHLRAVNNNFLDTYQLKSQNALLDGEVVSIRRSDEDGGYRVAVKFVRVAEVVKEISYDRVILATGFRFDASLFAEECRPELTIKDRFPAQTDAWESPNVPDLYFAGTITQVRDFKKSTSGFIHGFRYGVRALHRILARRYHGEAWPHTELPATPEAVADAVLTRVNRTSALWQLFGFLGDAILVGAGSVGHYEEVPVDHLHRSLADGEFGPVDRYLTVTLEYGADHDKVNPFDISVNRLSQQDTGGLDSRYLHPVVRLWQDGKVLADHHITENLENEWDSEEVHRTPLVRFLATHLFPAGRPAPDPASPAATPEPS; encoded by the coding sequence ATGTCGGGAGAAGAGCGGATCGACTACCTGGTGGTAGGCGCCGGACCCGCTGGAATCCAGGCCGGGTATTTCCTGGAACGCGCCGGCCGCGACTATCTGGTGGTGGAGGAGGGAGCGGCACCGGGGACGTTCTTCACGAGATTTCCCCGGCATCGCACGCTGATCTCGATCAACAAGGTGCACACCGGCTGGGACGACCCGGAGTTGCGGCTGCGCACCGACTGGAACTCGCTGCTGTCCGACGAGCGCGGCCCGCTCTTCACCGCGGTCACCCCCCGTTATTTCCCCTCCGCCGACGACATGGTCGGCTACCTCGCGGACTTCGCCGCCACCCACCGGCTGCGCATCCGGTACAACACCCGCATCGCCCACATCAGCCGTCCCGCGCACCTGCACGGGGACTTCCTGGCCCAGGCCGCCGACGGCACCACGCTGCGGGCGAAGCGCCTGATCGTGGCCACCGGCGTGACCCGCCCGCACATCCCGCCGATCGACGGCGTGGAGCTCGCCGAGCCGTACGGCGAGGTGTCGGTCGACCCGGCCGAATTCACCGGCAAGCGGGTGCTGATCATCGGCCGCGGGAATTCCGCCTTCGAGACCGCGGACAATCTCGTGGAGACCGCGTCGGTGATTCACATGGTGGGCCCCGGATCGCTGCGGCTGGCCTGGCAGACACATTTCGTCGGCCATCTCAGGGCGGTGAACAACAACTTCCTCGACACTTATCAGCTCAAGTCGCAGAACGCCCTGCTGGACGGCGAGGTCGTCTCGATCAGGCGATCGGACGAGGACGGCGGCTATCGGGTCGCGGTGAAATTCGTCCGGGTCGCGGAAGTGGTCAAGGAGATATCCTACGACCGGGTGATCCTGGCCACCGGATTCAGATTCGACGCGTCCTTGTTCGCCGAGGAGTGCCGTCCCGAGCTGACGATCAAGGACCGGTTCCCGGCGCAGACCGACGCGTGGGAGTCTCCCAACGTGCCCGACCTGTATTTCGCCGGCACGATCACCCAGGTCCGCGACTTCAAGAAGTCCACCAGCGGCTTCATCCACGGCTTCCGCTACGGCGTGCGCGCCCTGCACCGCATCCTGGCCCGGCGCTACCACGGCGAGGCATGGCCGCACACGGAGCTGCCGGCCACCCCGGAGGCGGTCGCGGACGCCGTGCTGACCCGGGTCAACCGCACCTCGGCGCTGTGGCAGCTGTTCGGCTTCCTCGGTGACGCGATCCTCGTCGGCGCCGGATCGGTCGGCCACTACGAGGAGGTGCCGGTCGACCACCTCCACCGTTCGCTCGCCGACGGCGAGTTCGGCCCGGTCGACCGCTACCTGACGGTCACCCTCGAATACGGCGCCGACCACGACAAGGTGAACCCGTTCGACATCTCGGTGAACCGGCTCTCGCAGCAGGACACCGGCGGCCTCGACAGCCGCTACCTGCATCCGGTGGTCCGGCTGTGGCAGGACGGGAAGGTGCTGGCCGACCACCACATCACGGAGAACCTGGAGAACGAGTGGGACAGCGAGGAGGTACACCGCACCCCCCTCGTCCGCTTCCTCGCCACGCACCTCTTCCCGGCCGGGCGGCCCGCACCGGACCCCGCTTCGCCGGCGGCCACCCCGGAACCGTCGTGA
- a CDS encoding alpha-hydroxy acid oxidase produces the protein MSTGALDPPSGAPALPFDVLDELRDQARARLDPVHWDFYEGGAGRETAVAENVRAFGRLALLPRILRGAGPPDTAVELPGARAAAPVLVAPTAFHRLAHPDGERATARAAAAAGTVLITSMAATTAVADVVAAAREVRADAAVWFQLYLQPRADVTDALVRRAEDAGCTALVVTADSPVFGRRARDDRNGFHDLPPGYAAENMRGLPGGPPDAPLDIAMSPALSWDDLRRLRERTELPVLVKGVLYPDDARHAIGDGADGLIVSNHGGRQLDAAPATIEALPRIAEAVAGRVPLLLDGGIRSGADVVAALALGATAVGIGRPVLWGLAAEGEPGVARVLAELAEQTAHVLTLCGARDCADLNRDQVVVRGGQGVAGA, from the coding sequence CTGTCCACCGGAGCCCTCGACCCGCCCAGCGGTGCCCCCGCCCTGCCGTTCGACGTCCTCGACGAGCTGCGCGACCAGGCCCGGGCCCGACTCGACCCCGTGCACTGGGACTTCTACGAGGGCGGCGCCGGCCGGGAGACCGCCGTGGCCGAGAACGTCAGGGCTTTCGGCCGTCTCGCCCTGCTGCCCCGGATACTGCGCGGCGCCGGCCCGCCGGACACCGCGGTCGAGCTGCCCGGGGCCCGCGCGGCGGCACCCGTCCTGGTCGCGCCGACCGCCTTCCACCGCCTCGCCCACCCCGACGGTGAGCGGGCCACGGCCCGTGCCGCGGCGGCGGCCGGCACCGTACTGATCACCTCGATGGCGGCGACCACCGCCGTCGCCGACGTCGTGGCGGCCGCCCGGGAGGTGCGCGCGGACGCGGCCGTGTGGTTCCAGCTCTACCTCCAGCCGCGGGCCGACGTCACCGACGCGCTGGTGCGGCGGGCCGAGGACGCGGGCTGCACCGCGCTGGTGGTGACCGCGGACTCCCCCGTCTTCGGCCGCCGCGCCCGCGACGACCGCAACGGCTTCCACGACCTGCCGCCCGGCTACGCGGCGGAGAACATGCGCGGCCTGCCCGGCGGCCCCCCGGACGCGCCGCTCGACATCGCGATGAGCCCCGCGCTGTCCTGGGACGACCTGCGCAGGCTGCGGGAGCGCACCGAACTGCCCGTGCTGGTCAAGGGAGTTCTGTACCCGGACGACGCCCGCCACGCGATCGGCGACGGCGCGGACGGGCTGATCGTCTCCAACCACGGCGGCCGGCAGCTCGACGCCGCGCCCGCCACCATCGAGGCGCTGCCCCGGATCGCCGAGGCCGTCGCCGGCCGCGTCCCGCTGCTGCTCGACGGCGGGATACGGTCCGGGGCCGACGTGGTGGCCGCGCTGGCGCTCGGCGCCACGGCGGTCGGCATCGGCCGGCCCGTGCTGTGGGGGCTGGCCGCCGAGGGCGAGCCCGGGGTGGCGCGGGTGCTGGCGGAGCTGGCCGAGCAGACCGCGCACGTGCTGACGCTGTGCGGCGCCCGGGACTGCGCCGACCTCAACCGCGACCAGGTGGTCGTCCGCGGCGGGCAGGGGGTGGCGGGCGCATGA